A stretch of the Danio rerio strain Tuebingen ecotype United States chromosome 18, GRCz12tu, whole genome shotgun sequence genome encodes the following:
- the ugt5c3 gene encoding UDP glucuronosyltransferase 5 family, polypeptide C3 isoform X1 encodes MFSCNLNPCNSIACKMTRVPNNMVSVSLWITVIIIFGSLCDGGKILVAPLEGSHWVNMDILIKALHGQGHTVDVIRNANSWFIKENSTYYNTITIPNTKGWDEEFAADFVYKMIKYEKEKGSWLSIVRLYLNVFDAVKKTHEMVCQLITNILDSEEILKMLNEKQYDLMLTDPVWGTGIILAHKLKLPMVYNVRWTTTGEGHFDIAPSPMSYIPITGSGNTDRMSFFQRLKNYFFYLLLDLQLSHFNVKQYQAICDKYFTSRVNYHELLQGADLWLMRVDFVFEFPRPTMPNIIYIGGFQCTPAKPLPHDLEDFMQSSGDHGVIVMSLGSLIGNLPETVTAEIAAAFARLPQKVIWRYTGKKPSTLSNNTLMVDWMPQKDLLGHPKTKLFISHGGTNGVLEALYHGVPVIGIPFFFDQYDNLIRLQARGGAKLLSIADLGENTLHAAIKEVINEPSYRLNMQKLSHLHKDKPVKPLDSAIFWIEFVMRHKGAAHLRTESYKMPWYSYHSVDVVVTLFAVVLIFTYCIFVTVRYLCVKCCSRKRKTE; translated from the coding sequence GTAAGATGACACGAGTTCCAAATAACATGGTTTCTGTCTCACTCTGGATAACAGTAATAATCATTTTTGGCTCTCTTTGCGATGGTGGCAAAATCTTGGTTGCGCCTTTGGAGGGAAGTCACTGGGTGAACATGGACATCCTCATCAAGGCTTTACATGGTCAAGGGCACACCGTTGATGTGATACGCAATGCCAATAGTTGGTTCATTAAGGAGAACTCAACTTATTATAACACCATTACCATACCTAACACTAAAGGATGGGACGAGGAATTTGCAGCAGACTTCGTCTACAAAATGATCAAATACGAAAAAGAAAAAGGCTCCTGGCTGAGTATTGTAaggctgtatttaaatgtgtttgatgcTGTCAAAAAAACTCATGAAATGGTGTGTCAGCTTATAACAAACATACTCGACAGTGAGGAAATTCTGAAGATGCTGAATGAAAAGCAGTATGATCTGATGCTCACTGATCCAGTTTGGGGTACAGGCATTATTCTGGCTCATAAACTCAAGTTACCCATGGTATATAATGTTAGATGGACTACTACTGGAGAAGGACACTTTGACATTGCTCCTTCACCAATGTCCTACATCCCCATTACAGGATCTGGAAACACAGACAGAATGAGCTTCTTTCAACGACTAAAAAATTATTTCTTCTATTTGTTATTGGACCTTCAGTTAAGCCATTTTAATGTGAAACAGTACCAGGCAATTTGTGACAAATATTTCACTTCACGTGTCAATTATCATGAACTTCTGCAGGGGGCTGATTTATGGCTCATGAGggttgattttgtttttgaatttccACGTCCGACAATGCCAAATATCATCTACATTGGTGGCTTTCAGTGCACTCCAGCAAAGCCCCTTCCACATGATCTGGAAGACTTCATGCAGAGTTCTGGAGATCATGGAGTCATCGTTATGTCTTTAGGGTCGTTAATCGGTAACCTGCCAGAAACTGTAACAGCAGAAATAGCTGCTGCTTTTGCTCGGTTGCCTCAAAAGGTTATTTGGAGATACACTGGAAAGAAGCCATCTACTTTGAGTAACAACACATTAATGGTTGACTGGATGCCACAGAAAGATCTTCTAGGACATCCAAAAACTAAACTTTTCATTTCACATGGTGGAACCAATGGGGTTCTAGAAGCTTTGTACCATGGTGTTCCAGTGATTGGAATTCCATTCTTTTTTGACCAGTATGACAATCTCATTCGATTACAAGCAAGAGGTGGAGCCAAGTTGCTTTCCATTGCAGATCTAGGTGAAAACACACTGCATGCAGCAATAAAGGAAGTAATCAATGAGCCATCCTACAGGCTGAATATGCAGAAGCTCTCTCATCTGCACAAAGATAAGCCAGTCAAACCTTTGGACAGCGCCATCTTCTGGATTGAGTTTGTAATGAGGCACAAAGGTGCTGCTCATCTTCGTACAGAATCCTACAAAATGCCTTGGTACTCCTATCACTCAGTAGATGTTGTAGTTACACTGTTTGCAGTTGTTTTGATATTCACTTACTGCATATTTGTAACAGTTAGATATCTGTGTGTCAAGTGTTGTAGCCGAAAAAGAAAAACTGAGTAA
- the ugt5c3 gene encoding UDP glucuronosyltransferase 5 family, polypeptide C3 isoform X6, whose product MRSTGKMTRVPNNMVSVSLWITVIIIFGSLCDGGKILVAPLEGSHWVNMDILIKALHGQGHTVDVIRNANSWFIKENSTYYNTITIPNTKGWDEEFAADFVYKMIKYEKEKGSWLSIVRLYLNVFDAVKKTHEMVCQLITNILDSEEILKMLNEKQYDLMLTDPVWGTGIILAHKLKLPMVYNVRWTTTGEGHFDIAPSPMSYIPITGSGNTDRMSFFQRLKNYFFYLLLDLQLSHFNVKQYQAICDKYFTSRVNYHELLQGADLWLMRVDFVFEFPRPTMPNIIYIGGFQCTPAKPLPHDLEDFMQSSGDHGVIVMSLGSLIGNLPETVTAEIAAAFARLPQKVIWRYTGKKPSTLSNNTLMVDWMPQKDLLGHPKTKLFISHGGTNGVLEALYHGVPVIGIPFFFDQYDNLIRLQARGGAKLLSIADLGENTLHAAIKEVINEPSYRLNMQKLSHLHKDKPVKPLDSAIFWIEFVMRHKGAAHLRTESYKMPWYSYHSVDVVVTLFAVVLIFTYCIFVTVRYLCVKCCSRKRKTE is encoded by the coding sequence GTAAGATGACACGAGTTCCAAATAACATGGTTTCTGTCTCACTCTGGATAACAGTAATAATCATTTTTGGCTCTCTTTGCGATGGTGGCAAAATCTTGGTTGCGCCTTTGGAGGGAAGTCACTGGGTGAACATGGACATCCTCATCAAGGCTTTACATGGTCAAGGGCACACCGTTGATGTGATACGCAATGCCAATAGTTGGTTCATTAAGGAGAACTCAACTTATTATAACACCATTACCATACCTAACACTAAAGGATGGGACGAGGAATTTGCAGCAGACTTCGTCTACAAAATGATCAAATACGAAAAAGAAAAAGGCTCCTGGCTGAGTATTGTAaggctgtatttaaatgtgtttgatgcTGTCAAAAAAACTCATGAAATGGTGTGTCAGCTTATAACAAACATACTCGACAGTGAGGAAATTCTGAAGATGCTGAATGAAAAGCAGTATGATCTGATGCTCACTGATCCAGTTTGGGGTACAGGCATTATTCTGGCTCATAAACTCAAGTTACCCATGGTATATAATGTTAGATGGACTACTACTGGAGAAGGACACTTTGACATTGCTCCTTCACCAATGTCCTACATCCCCATTACAGGATCTGGAAACACAGACAGAATGAGCTTCTTTCAACGACTAAAAAATTATTTCTTCTATTTGTTATTGGACCTTCAGTTAAGCCATTTTAATGTGAAACAGTACCAGGCAATTTGTGACAAATATTTCACTTCACGTGTCAATTATCATGAACTTCTGCAGGGGGCTGATTTATGGCTCATGAGggttgattttgtttttgaatttccACGTCCGACAATGCCAAATATCATCTACATTGGTGGCTTTCAGTGCACTCCAGCAAAGCCCCTTCCACATGATCTGGAAGACTTCATGCAGAGTTCTGGAGATCATGGAGTCATCGTTATGTCTTTAGGGTCGTTAATCGGTAACCTGCCAGAAACTGTAACAGCAGAAATAGCTGCTGCTTTTGCTCGGTTGCCTCAAAAGGTTATTTGGAGATACACTGGAAAGAAGCCATCTACTTTGAGTAACAACACATTAATGGTTGACTGGATGCCACAGAAAGATCTTCTAGGACATCCAAAAACTAAACTTTTCATTTCACATGGTGGAACCAATGGGGTTCTAGAAGCTTTGTACCATGGTGTTCCAGTGATTGGAATTCCATTCTTTTTTGACCAGTATGACAATCTCATTCGATTACAAGCAAGAGGTGGAGCCAAGTTGCTTTCCATTGCAGATCTAGGTGAAAACACACTGCATGCAGCAATAAAGGAAGTAATCAATGAGCCATCCTACAGGCTGAATATGCAGAAGCTCTCTCATCTGCACAAAGATAAGCCAGTCAAACCTTTGGACAGCGCCATCTTCTGGATTGAGTTTGTAATGAGGCACAAAGGTGCTGCTCATCTTCGTACAGAATCCTACAAAATGCCTTGGTACTCCTATCACTCAGTAGATGTTGTAGTTACACTGTTTGCAGTTGTTTTGATATTCACTTACTGCATATTTGTAACAGTTAGATATCTGTGTGTCAAGTGTTGTAGCCGAAAAAGAAAAACTGAGTAA
- the ugt5c3 gene encoding UDP glucuronosyltransferase 5 family, polypeptide C3 isoform X7, whose protein sequence is MTRVPNNMVSVSLWITVIIIFGSLCDGGKILVAPLEGSHWVNMDILIKALHGQGHTVDVIRNANSWFIKENSTYYNTITIPNTKGWDEEFAADFVYKMIKYEKEKGSWLSIVRLYLNVFDAVKKTHEMVCQLITNILDSEEILKMLNEKQYDLMLTDPVWGTGIILAHKLKLPMVYNVRWTTTGEGHFDIAPSPMSYIPITGSGNTDRMSFFQRLKNYFFYLLLDLQLSHFNVKQYQAICDKYFTSRVNYHELLQGADLWLMRVDFVFEFPRPTMPNIIYIGGFQCTPAKPLPHDLEDFMQSSGDHGVIVMSLGSLIGNLPETVTAEIAAAFARLPQKVIWRYTGKKPSTLSNNTLMVDWMPQKDLLGHPKTKLFISHGGTNGVLEALYHGVPVIGIPFFFDQYDNLIRLQARGGAKLLSIADLGENTLHAAIKEVINEPSYRLNMQKLSHLHKDKPVKPLDSAIFWIEFVMRHKGAAHLRTESYKMPWYSYHSVDVVVTLFAVVLIFTYCIFVTVRYLCVKCCSRKRKTE, encoded by the coding sequence ATGACACGAGTTCCAAATAACATGGTTTCTGTCTCACTCTGGATAACAGTAATAATCATTTTTGGCTCTCTTTGCGATGGTGGCAAAATCTTGGTTGCGCCTTTGGAGGGAAGTCACTGGGTGAACATGGACATCCTCATCAAGGCTTTACATGGTCAAGGGCACACCGTTGATGTGATACGCAATGCCAATAGTTGGTTCATTAAGGAGAACTCAACTTATTATAACACCATTACCATACCTAACACTAAAGGATGGGACGAGGAATTTGCAGCAGACTTCGTCTACAAAATGATCAAATACGAAAAAGAAAAAGGCTCCTGGCTGAGTATTGTAaggctgtatttaaatgtgtttgatgcTGTCAAAAAAACTCATGAAATGGTGTGTCAGCTTATAACAAACATACTCGACAGTGAGGAAATTCTGAAGATGCTGAATGAAAAGCAGTATGATCTGATGCTCACTGATCCAGTTTGGGGTACAGGCATTATTCTGGCTCATAAACTCAAGTTACCCATGGTATATAATGTTAGATGGACTACTACTGGAGAAGGACACTTTGACATTGCTCCTTCACCAATGTCCTACATCCCCATTACAGGATCTGGAAACACAGACAGAATGAGCTTCTTTCAACGACTAAAAAATTATTTCTTCTATTTGTTATTGGACCTTCAGTTAAGCCATTTTAATGTGAAACAGTACCAGGCAATTTGTGACAAATATTTCACTTCACGTGTCAATTATCATGAACTTCTGCAGGGGGCTGATTTATGGCTCATGAGggttgattttgtttttgaatttccACGTCCGACAATGCCAAATATCATCTACATTGGTGGCTTTCAGTGCACTCCAGCAAAGCCCCTTCCACATGATCTGGAAGACTTCATGCAGAGTTCTGGAGATCATGGAGTCATCGTTATGTCTTTAGGGTCGTTAATCGGTAACCTGCCAGAAACTGTAACAGCAGAAATAGCTGCTGCTTTTGCTCGGTTGCCTCAAAAGGTTATTTGGAGATACACTGGAAAGAAGCCATCTACTTTGAGTAACAACACATTAATGGTTGACTGGATGCCACAGAAAGATCTTCTAGGACATCCAAAAACTAAACTTTTCATTTCACATGGTGGAACCAATGGGGTTCTAGAAGCTTTGTACCATGGTGTTCCAGTGATTGGAATTCCATTCTTTTTTGACCAGTATGACAATCTCATTCGATTACAAGCAAGAGGTGGAGCCAAGTTGCTTTCCATTGCAGATCTAGGTGAAAACACACTGCATGCAGCAATAAAGGAAGTAATCAATGAGCCATCCTACAGGCTGAATATGCAGAAGCTCTCTCATCTGCACAAAGATAAGCCAGTCAAACCTTTGGACAGCGCCATCTTCTGGATTGAGTTTGTAATGAGGCACAAAGGTGCTGCTCATCTTCGTACAGAATCCTACAAAATGCCTTGGTACTCCTATCACTCAGTAGATGTTGTAGTTACACTGTTTGCAGTTGTTTTGATATTCACTTACTGCATATTTGTAACAGTTAGATATCTGTGTGTCAAGTGTTGTAGCCGAAAAAGAAAAACTGAGTAA
- the ugt5c3 gene encoding UDP glucuronosyltransferase 5 family, polypeptide C3 isoform X4: protein MFSCNLNPCNSIACKMAPLFKNLCSVSLWITIIPLFGFLCDGGKILVVPLEGSHWLNMDILIKALHGKGHSIDVIRNTNSWYVKEKSDYYNSITIPQSKGMDEEFVDDMISKVINHERGKSSWLSTVKLFFDSVIDNYEMTKMVCDITTSIFESEEILKTLQEKQYDLMLTDPVWGMGIILAHKLKLPMVYNVRWTTTVDGHFNIAPSPMSYIPITGSGNTDRMSFFQRVKNIIFYFTNDIKYSRFSLPQYQAICDKYFDPPVDFYQLLQGADIWLMRVDFVFEFPRPTMPNIIYTGGFQCTPAKPLPHDLEDFMQSSGDHGVIVMSLGTFISALPEDVTAEIAAAFARLPQKVIWRYTGKKPSTLGNNTLLVDWMPQKDLLGHPKTKVFVAHGGTNGVQEALYHGVPVVGIPFFFDQYDNLIRLQARGGAKIVSLAELGENTLHAAIKEVINNPSYRLTMQKLSQLHLDKPVKPLDSAIFWIEFVMRHKGAAHLRTESYKMPWYSYHSVDVAVTLIAVVLIFIFSIFYVVRYVCIKCCSRKRKTE from the coding sequence GCAAGATGGCACCACTTTTTAAGAACCTTTGTTCTGTCTCACTCTGGATAACAATCATACCCCTTTTTGGATTTCTGTGCGATGGTGGCAAAATCTTGGTGGTGCCTTTGGAGGGAAGTCACTGGTTGAACATGGACATCCTCATCAAGGCTTTACATGGAAAAGGGCATAGCATTGATGTAATACGTAACACCAATAGCTGGTATGTCAAGGAGAAATCTGATTATTACAACTCCATAACCATACCACAATCCAAAGGAATGGACGAAGAATTTGTAGACGACATGATCTCCAAAGTAATCAACCATGAAAGAGGAAAAAGCTCCTGGCTGAGCACTGTAAAGTTGTTTTTTGATTCAGTTATAGACAATTATGAAATGACTAAAATGGTATGCGATATTACAACGAGCATATTCGAAAGTGAGGAAATTCTGAAAACACTACAGGAAAAGCAGTATGATCTGATGCTCACTGATCCAGTATGGGGTATGGGCATCATTCTGGCTCATAAACTCAAGTTACCCATGGTCTATAATGTGAGATGGACTACTACTGTAGATGGACACTTTAACATAGCTCCCTCGCCAATGTCCTACATCCCAATTACAGGATCTGGAAACACAGACAGAATGAGCTTTTTCCAAAGAGtgaaaaatataatcttttattTCACAAATGATATTAAATACAGCCGTTTTAGTTTGCCACAGTATCAAGCAATTTGTGATAAATATTTCGATCCACCTGTAGATTTTTATCAACTTCTGCAGGGGGCTGATATATGGCTCATGAGggttgattttgtttttgaatttccACGTCCGACAATGCCAAATATCATCTACACCGGTGGCTTCCAGTGCACTCCAGCAAAGCCCCTTCCACATGATCTGGAAGACTTCATGCAGAGTTCTGGAGATCATGGAGTCATCGTCATGTCTTTAGGTACATTTATTAGTGCATTGCCAGAAGATGTAACAGCAGAAATAGCTGCTGCTTTTGCCCGGTTGCCTCAAAAGGTTATTTGGAGATACACTGGAAAGAAGCCATCTACTTTGGGCAACAACACATTATTAGTTGACTGGATGCCACAGAAAGATCTTCTAGGACATCCAAAAACTAAAGTCTTTGTTGCGCATGGTGGAACCAATGGGGTTCAAGAAGCTTTGTACCATGGCGTTCCAGTGGTTGGAATTCCTTTCTTTTTTGACCAGTATGACAATCTCATTCGATTACAAGCAAGAGGTGGAGCCAAGATAGTCTCCCTTGCAGAATTAGGTGAAAACACACTGCATGCAGCAATAAAGGAAGTAATCAACAATCCATCCTACAGGCTGACTATGCAGAAGCTCTCTCAATTGCACCTAGACAAGCCAGTCAAACCGTTGGACAGCGCCATCTTCTGGATTGAGTTTGTAATGAGGCATAAAGGTGCTGCTCATCTCCGTACAGAATCCTACAAAATGCCTTGGTACTCCTATCACTCCGTAGATGTTGCAGTTACACTGATTGCAGTTGTTTTGATTTTCATCTTCTCCATATTTTATGTAGTTCGATATGTGTGCATTAAGTGCTGCAGCAGAAAACGGAAAACTGAGTGA
- the ugt5c3 gene encoding UDP glucuronosyltransferase 5 family, polypeptide C3 (The RefSeq protein has 1 substitution compared to this genomic sequence): MAPLFKNLCSVSLWITIIPLFGFLCDGGKILVVPLEGSHWLNMDILIKALHGKGHSIDVIRNTNSWYVKEKSDYYNSITIPQSKGMDEEFVDDMISKVINHERGKSSWLSTVKLFFDSVIDNYEMTKMVCDITTSIFESEEILKTLQEKQYDLMLTDPVWGMGIILAHKLKLPMVYNVRWTTTVDGHFNIAPSPMSYIPITGSGNTDRMSFFQRVKNIIFYFTNDIKYSRFSLPQYQAICDKYFDPPVDFYQLLQGADIWLMRVDFVFEFPRPTMPNIIYTGGFQCTPAKPLPHDLEDFMQSSGDHGVIVMSLGTFISALPEDVTAEIAAAFARLPQKVIWRYTGKKPSTLGNNTLLVDWMPQKDLLGHPKTKVFVAHGGTNGVQEALYHGVPVVGIPFFFDQYDNLIRLQARGGAKIVSLAELGENSLHAAIKEVINNPSYRLTMQKLSQLHLDKPVKPLDSAIFWIEFVMRHKGAAHLRTESYKMPWYSYHSVDVAVTLIAVVLIFIFSIFYVVRYVCIKCCSRKRKTE, from the coding sequence ATGGCACCACTTTTTAAGAACCTTTGTTCTGTCTCACTCTGGATAACAATCATACCCCTTTTTGGATTTCTGTGCGATGGTGGCAAAATCTTGGTGGTGCCTTTGGAGGGAAGTCACTGGTTGAACATGGACATCCTCATCAAGGCTTTACATGGAAAAGGGCATAGCATTGATGTAATACGTAACACCAATAGCTGGTATGTCAAGGAGAAATCTGATTATTACAACTCCATAACCATACCACAATCCAAAGGAATGGACGAAGAATTTGTAGACGACATGATCTCCAAAGTAATCAACCATGAAAGAGGAAAAAGCTCCTGGCTGAGCACTGTAAAGTTGTTTTTTGATTCAGTTATAGACAATTATGAAATGACTAAAATGGTATGCGATATTACAACGAGCATATTCGAAAGTGAGGAAATTCTGAAAACACTACAGGAAAAGCAGTATGATCTGATGCTCACTGATCCAGTATGGGGTATGGGCATCATTCTGGCTCATAAACTCAAGTTACCCATGGTCTATAATGTGAGATGGACTACTACTGTAGATGGACACTTTAACATAGCTCCCTCGCCAATGTCCTACATCCCAATTACAGGATCTGGAAACACAGACAGAATGAGCTTTTTCCAAAGAGtgaaaaatataatcttttattTCACAAATGATATTAAATACAGCCGTTTTAGTTTGCCACAGTATCAAGCAATTTGTGATAAATATTTCGATCCACCTGTAGATTTTTATCAACTTCTGCAGGGGGCTGATATATGGCTCATGAGggttgattttgtttttgaatttccACGTCCGACAATGCCAAATATCATCTACACCGGTGGCTTCCAGTGCACTCCAGCAAAGCCCCTTCCACATGATCTGGAAGACTTCATGCAGAGTTCTGGAGATCATGGAGTCATCGTCATGTCTTTAGGTACATTTATTAGTGCATTGCCAGAAGATGTAACAGCAGAAATAGCTGCTGCTTTTGCCCGGTTGCCTCAAAAGGTTATTTGGAGATACACTGGAAAGAAGCCATCTACTTTGGGCAACAACACATTATTAGTTGACTGGATGCCACAGAAAGATCTTCTAGGACATCCAAAAACTAAAGTCTTTGTTGCGCATGGTGGAACCAATGGGGTTCAAGAAGCTTTGTACCATGGCGTTCCAGTGGTTGGAATTCCTTTCTTTTTTGACCAGTATGACAATCTCATTCGATTACAAGCAAGAGGTGGAGCCAAGATAGTCTCCCTTGCAGAATTAGGTGAAAACACACTGCATGCAGCAATAAAGGAAGTAATCAACAATCCATCCTACAGGCTGACTATGCAGAAGCTCTCTCAATTGCACCTAGACAAGCCAGTCAAACCGTTGGACAGCGCCATCTTCTGGATTGAGTTTGTAATGAGGCATAAAGGTGCTGCTCATCTCCGTACAGAATCCTACAAAATGCCTTGGTACTCCTATCACTCCGTAGATGTTGCAGTTACACTGATTGCAGTTGTTTTGATTTTCATCTTCTCCATATTTTATGTAGTTCGATATGTGTGCATTAAGTGCTGCAGCAGAAAACGGAAAACTGAGTGA
- the zgc:101040 gene encoding Arylamine N-acetyltransferase, pineal gland isozyme NAT-10 (The RefSeq protein has 4 substitutions compared to this genomic sequence) → MDLRGYFNRIGFTGPYDKPDLDTLRTIHMLHVMKIPFENLSIHCGEKNTTDLNIIYHKLVKSNRGGWCCENNLLFSWVLKEMGYKYTTLGSKVFNKFQNDFYPVDSHLINMVEIDGKFYLTDVSYGVSCQLWYPLEMISGKDQPQPPGVFRLLKEGVRWTLEKTSRKQVVKDKAYANSSLIDKRLTKTMYSFPLTPRAKEHFVDTLDCLQTSPDSRFVLKSICSLQLPEGFRALIGWTYSEITYNPEDDSDMVEMKEIPNCDIETVLREKFNVVLVNKLTPKNNKANYCM, encoded by the coding sequence ATGGATCTAAGAGGGTACTTCAACAGGATTGGGTTTACTGGCCCATATGACAAACCTGACCTGGATACTTTACGCACCATCCACATGCTGCATGTGATGAAAATTCCATTTGAGAACTTGAGCATCCACTGCGGAGAGAAGAACACGACAGACCTGAACATCATCTATCATAAACTGGTGAAAAGCAATCGGGGAGGCTGGTGTTGTGAAAACAACCTCCTGTTCTCATGGGTCCTAAAGGAGATGGGTTACAAATACACCACACTAGGCTCTAAGGTGTTCAACAAGTTCCAAAATGATTTCTATCCCGTTGACTCTCACCTCATCAACATGGTAGAGATTAATGGGAAGTTTTACCTTACAGACGTGAGCTATGGAGTGTCATGCCAACTGTGGTATCCTTTAGAGATGATCTCGGGTAAAGATCAGCCACAGCCTCCCGGAGTATTCCGGCTCCTAAAAGAAGGGGTGAGGTGGACTCTGGAGAAAACGTCAAGAAAGCAAGTGGTCAAAGATAAGGCCTATGCTAATTCCAGCCTCATTGACAAGCGCCTGACGAAAACAATGTACAGCTTCCCGTTAACACCTCGTGCTAAAGAGCATTTCGTGGATACGCTGGATTGCCTGCAGACTAGTCCCGATTCTAGATTTGTGCTGAAGTCTATTTGCTCCCTTCAGTTACCTGGAGGCTTCAGAGCTCTGATCGGGTGGACTTACAGTGAGATCACCTACAACCCAGAGGACGACTCTGACATGGTGGAAATGAAGGAAATCCCCGAATGTGAAATAGAGACTGTGCTGAGGGAGAAGTTTAATGTGGTGTTAGTTAATAAGCTCACTCCTAAAAACAATAAAGCTAATTATTGCATGTAA